The Ziziphus jujuba cultivar Dongzao chromosome 1, ASM3175591v1 genome segment AACAATGGCCATGGCTCATACGAGTCCGGCTGGGCCTCCGTCCCGTTTCGTCATCCTTCCACATTCGACACGCTTGCGTTGGAGCCCCAGTTGAAGAAGCAGATAACGGAGGACCTAACGGCGTTTTCCGGAGGCAGGGATTTCTACCATAGAGTTGGACGCGCATGGAAGCGTGGTTACCTTCTTTATGGCCCGCCTGGATCTGGAAAATCGAGCTTGATCGCCGCCATGGCTAATTACCTCTGCTATGACGTCTATGACCTCGAGCTTACGAAAGTTTCAGACAATTCGGAGCTCCGAGCGCTGCTCATACAGACTACGAACCGATCCATCATTGTGATAGAAGATATAGACTGCTCGGTGGATCTGACGGCGGAAAGAGTATCCAAGACGAGGAGGAGATCTCAGCCGTCAGTTAAGGAGACCGAGGAGGAGCAGAGCGGTCGTGTGACTCTCTCTGGGCTTCTCAACTTCACCGACGGACTGTGGTCTTGCTGCGGGGAAGAGAGGATCATCGTCTTCACCACCAATCACCGGGACAATGTGGACCCCGCTTTGCTTCGCTGCGGCAGGATGGACGTCCACGTCAGCCTCGGCACGTGCGGTCCTCACGCGTTCCGTGCTCTTGTGAAGAACTACCTGGGATTGGAATCCCACTCTCTGTTCGACGTGATTGACAGCTGTATGAGATCCGGTGGGGCTCTGACTCCGGCTCAGGCAGGAGAAATTCTGCTGAGAAACCGAAGCAATGCCGAGGCGGCGATGAAGGAGGTGGTGACGGCTATGCAGGCGAGGATGCTGGGAGGACGGGACCCTGCGGAGTTTGAGGAGGTGGTGGGGTGTAGGTCGCCGCAGAGCGTGTTAGTGGGAGGGTCGCCGGAGAACTGGGAGTTGTCGTCGCCGGGGAAGAAGAGAAAGGAAGGATCGTCGTCGACGACGACGTGGGATAGGAAGGTGAAGTTTCTGGTGAGACTAAAGTCTTTGACCAAGTCTGACTCCGGAAGAAGAGGTGTTTGACTAGTTGTGATTTGTTACTGTTTGTCCTCCTGAAATggagaaattttggggttttgggTTTTTCAACTAATTTTAACCCTTTGACCTTTTGGGAGGTGAATGATGTTAAAATAGTAAATCGTCATAGTAGTGTATGATGTAATTGTGGCTATCAATAACAATTTTCCATTTGTCAAGCAATTGACTTGTTTTTTGTGCACTATTTCTtttactaaaaagaaaaattgcataTTCTTAGTGAGGATTAGTAAGACTATATTCTTGGTGAGGATTAGTAACATTGGAAGACAAATATAAGAAATgcatt includes the following:
- the LOC107434240 gene encoding AAA-ATPase At4g30250 codes for the protein MEILSQLWSLLGLLTVLQNVLPSQLLSLLHSLYESLQDVLSPFSYIEIPEFNGYCGVDVNDLYRHVNLYLNSVNPSSSSCRRLTLSRSKSSNRISFTVAPNHSVHDTFLGHGLSWTHHVETVQDSIDERRSFVLKLPKRHRHVLLSPYLDHVISRAEEFERVSRERRLFTNNGHGSYESGWASVPFRHPSTFDTLALEPQLKKQITEDLTAFSGGRDFYHRVGRAWKRGYLLYGPPGSGKSSLIAAMANYLCYDVYDLELTKVSDNSELRALLIQTTNRSIIVIEDIDCSVDLTAERVSKTRRRSQPSVKETEEEQSGRVTLSGLLNFTDGLWSCCGEERIIVFTTNHRDNVDPALLRCGRMDVHVSLGTCGPHAFRALVKNYLGLESHSLFDVIDSCMRSGGALTPAQAGEILLRNRSNAEAAMKEVVTAMQARMLGGRDPAEFEEVVGCRSPQSVLVGGSPENWELSSPGKKRKEGSSSTTTWDRKVKFLVRLKSLTKSDSGRRGV